A region from the Schistocerca serialis cubense isolate TAMUIC-IGC-003099 chromosome 1, iqSchSeri2.2, whole genome shotgun sequence genome encodes:
- the LOC126479145 gene encoding uncharacterized protein LOC126479145, whose protein sequence is MQRVLGETSPYCQIDGNVLTEHFKVIYSKSDFSVTDAPAAVPDFAATTPPDVSEEVLLPITPSEVQQRLQKASNTAPGADGVTYSDLRREDPGCHVLAKIFSRCWNERKTPVQWKISTTVLIHKKGDVSDVTNWRPLALSSTISKLFAAIVADRTSLWAERLNLLSPEQKGFRTFEGCYEHNFIVQTAIDDARRRGGQACFAWLDLANAFGSVPHAHLLGVLSRMGLPEQLHHLIADMYDGCSTRVRTSDGLTEEIEIQAGVKQGCPLSPIVFNLALEPVLRAATSLRNECGIPLSGVSVSALAYADDIVLLARDSEAMQTLLNVVGEAATWAGLTFKPSKCATLHIRRRQTLGSVFALQGGEPAVLGAGDAYLHLGVPTGYKVTQTPTDAIAAIRRDLQHLDASLLAPWQKIDAVRVFLLPRLDFVMRGGAVRKGPLSALDKAVKAAVKSWLFLPQRASTEQLYLALGEGGCGLTPLADAADISTIVHGFRMLHCDDATVRDIAWATLTTAARRRLGREPSRSDLATYLSGSTEGDLARDGGDIQSLWTRVRNATRRLAPRGVTWRWSELLCELQVEVGGQPAIADDAEHGGIGGVTQPATEGAAPGTTRHLDDGGDGPQHDDDSVGRTATTGVEHVRVGGGAKRLLSRTLRECLRQRLRHILLRKPDQGKVFECTRESTASNHFIAGGKYTRFADWRFIHRARLGVVPLNGCRRFDGRANNNKACRRCGHNNETLPHVINACMVHSAALQYRHNAVLNRLATAVAGRPRRGNAAVPDIRINQAVIGDSSGLRPDLVITDEAAKTVTIVDVTIPFENRRIALDNARQLKRIKYADVARGLAARGYSVTVDALVVGSLGAWDRQNDAVLRHLGIASRYCQLMRRLMVSDTIKWSRDIYVEHITGHRQYVSP, encoded by the coding sequence atgcagcgcgtccttggagagacgtcgccgtactgccaaatcgatggcaacgtgctcacggagcactttaAGGTAATATATTCTAAATCCGACTTTTCCGTTacagatgcaccagctgctgtcccggactttgccgccaccacgcctcctgatgtcagcgaggaggtcctgctgccgatcacaccttcagaggtgcaacagcggctccagaaggcgagcaatactgctcctggggcagacggagtcacctactcggacttgcgacgtgaggatcctggctgccatgtgctagctaagatcttctcgcgctgctggaatgagcggaagactccggtgcagtggaaaatatccactaccgtcctcatccacaagaaaggggacgtctcggacgtgacaaactggcggcctttagcattgagctctaccatctctaagctctttgctgcaatcgttgcggaccgcacttctctctgggcggagcggttgaacctgctctccccagaacagaagggcttccgcacgtttgaaggctgctacgagcacaacttcattgtgcagacggcaattgacgatgcaaggcgcaggggaggccaagcatgctttgcttggcttgatctggcgaatgcttttggttcagtgcctcacgctcacctccttggagtactgagcaggatgggactaccagagcaactgcaccatctaattgccgacatgtacgatggttgctccacccgcgtccgtacatctgacggactaacggaggagatagagatccaggcaggggtcaagcagggctgtccactgtcgcccatcgtctttaatctcgcgctcgagccggtacttcgcgccgcaacctcactcagaaatgagtgtggtattccgcttagcggcgtcagtgtgagtgcactggcatatgcggacgatatcgtgcttctggcgcgggattcagaggcgatgcagacgctcctcaatgttgtgggtgaggcggcgacgtgggccgggcttaccttcaagccgtcgaagtgtgccacgcttcacatccgccgtcggcagacactaggctcggtattcgccctgcaagggggagaaccagccgtgctcggtgcgggtgacgcctacctccatcttggcgttcccaccgggtacaaagtcacgcagacgccaacggatgcgatcgcggcaattcgacgcgacttgcagcacctggacgcttccctgctggctccctggcagaagattgacgctgtgcgtgtctttctcctccctaggcttgactttgtcatgcggggcggagcggtacgcaaggggccgctatctgcactcgacaaggcagtgaaagcggctgtcaaatcatggctgttcctcccacagcgtgcgtccaccgaacagctgtacctcgcgctgggagagggaggatgcggcctgacgccgctcgcggacgctgcggacatctcgacgatcgtccacggcttccgcatgctgcactgcgacgacgccaccgtccgcgacatcgcctgggccacactaactacggccgcgcgccgccgactggggagggagccgagtcgttccgacttggccacctaccttagcggcagcactgagggtgacctcgcacgcgacggaggtgacatccagtcactgtggacgcgcgtcaggaacgccacaaggcgcctagcgccgcgtggcgtcacctggcgctggagtgaactgctttgtgagttgcaggtggaggtcggcggccaacccgccatcgctgacgacgcggaacacggcggcatcggaggggtgacgcagccggccacggagggggcggcgcctgggactacacgacacctcgatgatggcggcgatggaccgcagcacgatgatgacagcgtgggacgcaccgccaccactggcgtcgagcatgtccgggtgggagggggcgccaaacgtcttctctcacggacgctccgcgagtgtctgaggcagcgcctgcgccacatcctactcaggaaacctgaccaggggaaggtgttcgagtgtaccagggagtccacagcgtccaaccacttcatagcgggaggcaaatacacccgcttcgcagactggcgctttatccatcgcgcaaggctcggagtcgtgcctctgaacggttgtcgccgctttgatgggcgggcaaacaacaacaaagcctgccgacgctgtggccacaacaacgagacgctcccgcacgtgatcaacgcgtgcatggtgcactcagcagccctgcagtatcgccacaacgcggtcctcaaccgcctcgcgacagcagtcgctgggcggccaaggagaggaaacgctgctgttcctgacatcaggatcaaccaagccgtcataggggacagcagtgggctgcgtccggacctcgtaataactgacgaggccgctaagactgtgaccatcgtcgatgtgacaatccccttcgagaataggcggattgcgctcgacaacgctcggcaactgaagaggataaagtacgccgacgttgcgcgcggattagccgctcgcggctattccgtcactgtcgacgccctggttgttggcagtctgggggcgtgggaccgccagaacgatgcagtgcttcggcacctaggcatcgctagccgctactgccaactgatgcggcggctgatggtgtctgacaccatcaagtggtcccgcgacatttacgtggaacacattactggccaccgccagtatgtgtccccctag